In Streptomyces longhuiensis, the following proteins share a genomic window:
- a CDS encoding ABC transporter permease — MTLSARSLLPVNITLGVLLAVLLAVAAGVAYWFRLSPDASAGRPKEILVAGVRAAAQLAAVSVVITWAVTTVAGLAAFLLVMFGVAVRTAGRRLTSNRTWWLTAAPIAAGVVPTVAALLLTGLVPLKGLALVPITGILIGGALTVTVLAGRRALDELEQRRGEVEAAMALGFLDRDARMEIARPAASDALLPGLDQTRTVGLVTLPGAFVGMLLGGASPVMAGAVQLFVLIALMAVQAIAVAVTVELIARRRLFRPDAHRH, encoded by the coding sequence GTGACGCTGAGCGCAAGATCTCTTCTCCCGGTCAACATCACGCTTGGCGTGTTGCTGGCCGTGCTTCTCGCGGTGGCGGCGGGGGTCGCCTACTGGTTTCGGCTGTCTCCCGACGCGTCGGCCGGCCGGCCGAAGGAAATCCTGGTCGCGGGAGTGCGTGCGGCGGCCCAGCTCGCCGCGGTGTCCGTGGTCATCACCTGGGCAGTGACCACGGTGGCGGGCCTGGCGGCTTTTCTGCTCGTGATGTTCGGCGTCGCGGTGCGTACGGCGGGTAGACGGCTGACCAGTAACCGCACCTGGTGGCTGACCGCCGCACCCATTGCCGCCGGCGTCGTCCCCACGGTGGCCGCGTTGCTGCTCACGGGACTGGTCCCGCTCAAGGGTCTCGCGCTCGTTCCGATCACAGGCATCCTCATCGGCGGCGCCCTGACGGTGACGGTCCTCGCCGGGCGCCGCGCCCTGGACGAGTTGGAACAGCGCCGCGGGGAGGTCGAGGCCGCGATGGCACTGGGCTTCCTCGACCGGGACGCCCGCATGGAGATCGCCCGGCCCGCCGCATCGGACGCCCTGCTCCCGGGCTTGGACCAGACGCGTACGGTCGGCCTGGTCACCCTCCCCGGAGCGTTCGTGGGCATGCTGTTGGGCGGTGCGAGCCCGGTGATGGCCGGGGCGGTGCAGCTCTTTGTGCTGATCGCCCTCATGGCCGTGCAGGCCATCGCTGTCGCCGTGACCGTCGAACTCATCGCTCGGCGGCGCCTGTTCCGCCCTGACGCGCACAGGCACTGA
- a CDS encoding M56 family metallopeptidase, with amino-acid sequence MHLALYLPLLLPALAGLSAGPLARRLEPRLATWLLTAAALILAVSSTVVLGLLAVAGLVRLPLIDALEGYSPTVIAREDPAAWPAALAGAVLLTLAVAATVRLTVRRAGALWSAALEAACLPGRESVVVTDDRHADAYTMPGLPGRIVISHGMLDALDPTGHDIILAHERAHLNHHHYAFVTLAQISAAANPLLRPLATAVAYTVERWADEYAALHTGDRRAVAETVARAAVATKRTRALRLPSAALGILGRRPAPGVVPRRVAALLAPPPRRPAHLLAAAGALVGVSSVCVLEAAHDLHEFLELAHLR; translated from the coding sequence ATGCACCTGGCCCTCTACCTGCCGCTGCTGCTGCCCGCGCTGGCCGGCCTGAGCGCGGGCCCGCTGGCCCGGCGCCTCGAACCGCGGCTGGCGACTTGGCTGCTGACCGCCGCCGCACTGATCCTGGCCGTGTCCAGCACCGTGGTGCTCGGCCTGCTGGCGGTGGCCGGATTGGTGCGTCTCCCGCTGATCGACGCACTTGAGGGCTACTCGCCCACCGTGATCGCCCGCGAGGACCCGGCGGCCTGGCCCGCCGCCCTGGCAGGAGCCGTTCTGCTCACCCTCGCAGTGGCGGCCACCGTCCGCCTCACCGTGCGCCGCGCCGGGGCGCTGTGGTCAGCCGCTCTCGAAGCGGCCTGTCTGCCCGGGAGGGAATCGGTCGTCGTCACCGACGACCGGCACGCCGATGCCTACACCATGCCCGGGCTACCCGGCCGGATCGTCATCTCCCACGGCATGCTCGACGCTCTCGACCCCACCGGCCACGACATCATCCTGGCCCACGAGCGGGCGCACCTGAACCACCACCACTACGCGTTCGTCACGCTCGCCCAGATCTCGGCCGCCGCCAACCCGCTGCTTCGCCCGTTGGCGACGGCCGTCGCCTATACGGTCGAACGGTGGGCCGATGAGTACGCCGCACTCCACACCGGCGACCGGCGCGCCGTCGCCGAAACCGTGGCCAGAGCTGCCGTGGCCACCAAACGAACCCGTGCGCTGCGCCTACCTTCAGCGGCCTTGGGGATCCTCGGGCGCCGCCCGGCCCCGGGCGTCGTCCCCCGCCGGGTCGCGGCCCTGCTCGCGCCTCCCCCACGCAGACCGGCCCACCTCCTCGCCGCGGCCGGAGCGCTGGTGGGAGTGAGCAGCGTCTGCGTGCTGGAAGCCGCTCATGACTTGCACGAGTTTCTGGAACTCGCCCACCTGCGTTGA
- a CDS encoding BlaI/MecI/CopY family transcriptional regulator has product MGAQGHASEAGGRRRANGALEAEILTLLHSAGRALTPGDVAELLTASPAHTTVATTLARLHSRGVLERTPVGRSYAYEPVSDESGLTARHMHQVMAAGTDRASVLTHFVDELSDDDEDLLRRLLGSDG; this is encoded by the coding sequence TTGGGTGCTCAGGGACATGCTTCCGAGGCAGGAGGCAGGCGGCGGGCCAACGGCGCGCTGGAGGCCGAGATCCTCACCTTGCTGCACTCGGCCGGACGCGCCCTGACGCCCGGGGACGTGGCCGAACTCCTGACGGCGTCCCCCGCGCACACCACCGTGGCCACCACGCTCGCCCGTCTGCACAGCCGTGGCGTACTCGAACGCACGCCGGTCGGCCGCAGTTACGCATACGAACCCGTCTCCGACGAGTCGGGGCTGACCGCCAGGCACATGCACCAGGTGATGGCGGCAGGCACCGACCGTGCCTCAGTACTGACCCACTTCGTGGATGAGCTGTCCGACGACGACGAAGACCTGCTGCGACGCCTGTTGGGCAGCGACGGGTAG
- a CDS encoding phosphatase PAP2 family protein: MTVLAVCGVLLGTLVATVATRASPFVLDTAVHGWVLDHRPAWARQLATIVTDTGSGAPAYALAALAGSLAQRTAAYWRGALAGVLALASAQLPRMALASALARPRPPAADWAATAGGWSMPSGHTTTSMVVALLLTLAVHRRVHGRVRPILLAVPAIWATTVGLTRIYLGMHWPTDVVAGWLLAACWAASATLLVLLWRRRADHALSMERQYT; the protein is encoded by the coding sequence GTGACCGTCCTGGCGGTCTGCGGTGTGCTGCTCGGCACCCTGGTCGCCACGGTCGCGACACGGGCGTCGCCCTTCGTCCTGGACACGGCTGTCCATGGGTGGGTGCTGGACCACCGTCCGGCCTGGGCGCGGCAATTGGCCACCATCGTGACCGACACCGGCAGCGGAGCGCCGGCCTACGCGCTGGCGGCGCTGGCCGGGTCACTTGCGCAACGCACGGCCGCCTATTGGCGAGGCGCACTCGCGGGGGTGCTCGCTCTGGCCTCGGCGCAACTGCCACGTATGGCATTGGCCTCGGCACTGGCACGGCCCAGACCGCCGGCCGCGGACTGGGCGGCGACTGCGGGCGGATGGTCCATGCCTTCCGGCCACACCACGACGTCCATGGTCGTCGCCCTCCTCCTCACCCTCGCCGTACACCGCAGGGTGCATGGCCGAGTGCGGCCGATCCTCCTCGCCGTTCCCGCGATCTGGGCCACCACCGTGGGCCTCACCCGAATCTACCTCGGCATGCACTGGCCGACCGATGTCGTGGCCGGATGGCTGCTGGCCGCCTGCTGGGCAGCGTCGGCGACACTCCTCGTTCTTCTGTGGCGGCGCCGGGCCGACCACGCACTCTCGATGGAAAGGCAGTACACGTGA
- a CDS encoding undecaprenyl-diphosphate phosphatase, which produces MSAISIGQAVILGVVEGVTEFLPVSSTGHLKITEGLMNIPVDDKSVVAFTAVIQVGAIAAVLLYFFKDIVRILGAWGRGLRHRDQRHHHDYKFAWWVIYATIPVVIVGLAAKPLIEGPLASLWVVAASLIVGSGLMWAADQMGRHKRGEDDTSLKDAMLVGSSQILALLFPGFSRSGATMSTGLILDLDRVAATRLSFFLGIPALTGAGLYELKDAVGAGADTAPLIVGTVVSFIVAYASIAWLLKYVARHSFNAFVIYRLIVGALLFALLGAGVINA; this is translated from the coding sequence GTGAGCGCCATCAGCATCGGACAGGCCGTGATCCTCGGCGTCGTGGAGGGAGTGACGGAGTTCCTGCCCGTCTCCTCCACCGGCCACCTGAAGATCACGGAAGGGCTGATGAACATCCCGGTGGACGACAAGTCCGTCGTCGCGTTCACCGCGGTGATCCAGGTCGGCGCCATCGCCGCGGTACTGCTCTACTTCTTCAAGGACATCGTCCGGATCCTGGGCGCATGGGGACGCGGCCTGCGCCACCGCGACCAGCGCCACCACCACGACTACAAATTCGCCTGGTGGGTCATCTACGCCACCATTCCCGTCGTCATCGTCGGACTGGCCGCCAAGCCGCTGATCGAGGGCCCGCTCGCCTCGCTGTGGGTCGTGGCCGCATCGCTGATCGTCGGCAGTGGACTGATGTGGGCCGCCGACCAGATGGGCCGGCACAAGCGTGGCGAGGACGACACCAGCCTCAAGGACGCCATGCTCGTCGGCTCCTCCCAGATCCTCGCCCTGCTCTTCCCCGGTTTCTCGCGGTCCGGCGCCACCATGTCCACCGGGCTCATCCTCGACCTGGACCGCGTCGCCGCCACACGCCTCTCCTTCTTCCTCGGCATCCCGGCACTCACCGGCGCCGGCCTGTACGAACTCAAGGACGCCGTCGGGGCGGGTGCGGACACCGCGCCCCTCATCGTGGGGACCGTGGTCTCCTTCATCGTCGCGTACGCATCCATCGCCTGGCTGCTCAAGTACGTCGCCCGGCACAGCTTCAACGCGTTCGTCATCTACCGGCTCATCGTCGGAGCGCTCCTGTTCGCTCTCCTGGGCGCCGGAGTCATCAACGCCTGA
- a CDS encoding sodium-dependent transporter, translating to MRRRLGRGVVLSYTAALLLPGPGLWLRRAHPLSLGTSGHLTLTTAPLLLSLVLFSAGLQVPLRALGTLLRCPVPLLAGLVLHLAIPLLAIPAVAFLLRRTPDTDGGSGLVTAMILIVAMPVAAGATVWTGKGGGDQPTMVGLVLASTLLSPLTIPLVTGALVPLLGGGYADALTRALHADGGGFALVGVVLPCTAGIVCRLALPEPWLRRVLGVGVPVALVGSFLLTYVNACGALGSFLAHPRPLLLAAALAVAASVCLLSFTVGRGAARLLGLDAPAASSLTLACGMNNSSASAVLITTTLPDKPHLLLPVLAYGLLQKTAAGRVVRGPRLRAPGSHPTAHAS from the coding sequence TTGCGACGCCGGCTCGGCCGCGGAGTCGTCCTGTCCTACACGGCCGCCCTGCTCCTGCCGGGCCCAGGACTGTGGCTGCGCCGAGCCCACCCGCTGTCCCTCGGCACGAGCGGTCACCTGACCCTGACCACCGCACCGCTCCTGCTCTCCCTGGTGCTCTTCTCGGCCGGACTCCAAGTGCCGTTACGTGCGTTGGGGACCCTTCTGCGCTGTCCGGTCCCCCTGCTGGCAGGGCTCGTACTGCACCTCGCGATTCCGCTGCTCGCCATCCCGGCCGTCGCGTTCCTGCTGCGCCGGACGCCCGACACCGACGGCGGCAGCGGCCTGGTCACCGCGATGATCCTGATCGTTGCCATGCCCGTCGCCGCCGGAGCCACGGTGTGGACCGGCAAGGGAGGCGGTGACCAGCCGACGATGGTCGGGCTCGTCCTCGCGTCCACCCTCCTCAGCCCGCTCACCATTCCTCTGGTCACCGGCGCTCTGGTGCCGCTGCTCGGAGGCGGCTACGCCGACGCACTCACCCGGGCCCTGCACGCCGACGGCGGCGGATTCGCCCTGGTCGGTGTGGTCCTGCCGTGCACGGCAGGCATTGTGTGCCGCCTGGCACTGCCGGAGCCGTGGCTGCGCCGGGTGCTCGGCGTCGGCGTACCTGTTGCCCTGGTCGGTTCGTTCCTCCTCACCTACGTCAATGCGTGCGGCGCCCTCGGCTCGTTCCTGGCTCACCCGCGTCCGCTGCTGCTCGCCGCCGCGCTGGCCGTGGCGGCGAGCGTCTGCCTGCTGTCGTTCACGGTCGGCCGCGGAGCCGCGCGTCTGCTGGGACTGGACGCTCCGGCGGCGTCGTCCCTCACGCTCGCCTGCGGCATGAACAACAGCAGCGCGAGCGCGGTCCTGATCACCACCACGCTTCCCGACAAACCACACCTGCTCCTGCCGGTTCTGGCCTACGGCCTGCTGCAGAAGACGGCCGCCGGCCGGGTGGTACGCGGACCGCGGCTACGTGCCCCCGGTTCGCACCCGACGGCTCACGCCTCCTGA
- a CDS encoding ABC transporter ATP-binding protein has protein sequence MIDAQQLTKRYGEKTAVDDLDFTVKPGTVTGFLGPNGAGKSTTMRMIVGLDAPTSGSVTVNGHRYARHRAPLQEVGALLEAKSIHPGRSAGNHLRALALTHGIPRRRVDEVIELAGLGSVAKKRAGAFSLGMGQRLGIAAALLGDPQTVMLDEPVNGLDPEGVLWIRNLLTSLAAEGRTVFVSSHLMSEVALVADHLIIVGRGRLLADTTVRDLVREAGGDTVKVATQDPTGLRDVLSGPGVEVIGRVGSEELQVTGMTAREIGLKAAEHGIPLFELTAKAVSLEEAFMDLTRDAVEYHGSTTGADTTGSAA, from the coding sequence ATGATCGACGCACAGCAGCTCACCAAGCGGTACGGGGAGAAGACAGCCGTCGACGATCTCGACTTCACCGTGAAGCCGGGCACGGTCACCGGTTTCCTGGGACCCAACGGGGCGGGCAAGTCCACGACCATGCGCATGATCGTCGGGCTCGACGCGCCGACGAGCGGCTCCGTGACGGTGAACGGCCACCGCTACGCCCGCCACCGGGCACCCCTGCAGGAGGTCGGAGCGCTCCTGGAGGCCAAGTCGATCCACCCGGGCCGCTCGGCCGGCAACCACCTCCGGGCACTCGCGCTCACCCACGGCATTCCGCGCCGCCGCGTCGACGAGGTCATCGAACTCGCCGGTCTCGGCAGCGTCGCGAAGAAGCGGGCCGGTGCCTTCTCCCTCGGCATGGGGCAGCGGCTCGGCATCGCCGCCGCGCTGCTGGGCGATCCGCAGACGGTGATGCTGGACGAGCCCGTCAACGGTCTGGACCCCGAGGGCGTGCTCTGGATCCGCAATCTGCTGACCTCGCTCGCGGCCGAGGGGCGGACCGTGTTCGTGTCCTCACATCTGATGAGCGAGGTGGCGCTGGTGGCGGACCACCTGATCATCGTGGGCCGGGGACGGTTGCTGGCCGACACGACCGTACGGGACCTTGTCCGCGAGGCGGGCGGTGACACCGTCAAGGTCGCGACGCAGGACCCGACCGGGTTGCGGGACGTGCTGTCCGGGCCTGGCGTGGAGGTCATCGGTCGCGTCGGCTCCGAGGAACTGCAGGTGACCGGGATGACCGCCCGTGAGATCGGGCTGAAGGCGGCCGAGCACGGAATCCCCCTGTTCGAACTGACCGCGAAAGCGGTGTCGCTGGAGGAAGCCTTCATGGATCTGACCAGGGACGCCGTGGAGTACCACGGCTCCACGACCGGCGCCGACACCACCGGGAGCGCGGCATGA
- a CDS encoding ABC transporter permease, whose amino-acid sequence MSTLTATPDTPDTPESAQAAPAGPDYRVTGRRVLFSEWVKLWSVRSTWITLGLGLLFLVAFGVIAASHYKSGLDSGRPMERDFASATAVSLSLFGTNFAQLALGVLGVLITAGEYSTGMIRSTLVAVPHRLPVLWSKAAVYGLVALVVATVGAFGAFLAGSRIVSSTPAAMGLGHAGVVRSLLGAGLYLGLVGVIGTALGALLRSVAGGISVLVATLMLVPGLISLLPSSWQGDIDPYLPSHAGASMFAVAHDSTTLSPAAGFLVLLGWTALALAGAAYRLMRSDA is encoded by the coding sequence ATGAGCACTCTGACGGCAACTCCCGACACCCCCGATACCCCCGAGTCCGCGCAGGCCGCTCCGGCCGGGCCCGACTACCGCGTGACCGGACGGCGCGTGCTGTTCTCGGAGTGGGTCAAACTCTGGTCCGTGCGCTCGACCTGGATCACCCTCGGCCTGGGCCTGCTGTTCCTCGTCGCCTTCGGCGTCATCGCCGCGAGCCACTACAAGTCCGGGCTCGACTCCGGCCGTCCCATGGAGCGCGACTTCGCCTCCGCGACGGCCGTGAGCCTGTCCCTCTTCGGCACGAACTTCGCCCAGCTGGCCCTCGGCGTACTCGGTGTGCTGATCACGGCGGGCGAGTACTCCACCGGCATGATCCGCTCGACTCTCGTCGCGGTGCCGCACCGGCTCCCCGTGCTGTGGTCCAAGGCGGCGGTGTACGGGCTGGTCGCGCTGGTGGTCGCCACCGTCGGCGCGTTCGGCGCCTTCCTCGCCGGAAGCCGGATCGTGTCCAGCACGCCCGCTGCCATGGGCCTCGGCCATGCAGGCGTCGTACGCAGCCTGCTGGGTGCCGGGCTCTACCTCGGGCTGGTCGGTGTGATCGGCACGGCTCTGGGCGCGCTGCTGCGGTCCGTGGCCGGTGGCATCTCGGTCCTGGTCGCCACCCTCATGCTCGTCCCCGGACTGATCTCCTTGTTGCCCAGCTCGTGGCAGGGCGACATCGATCCCTACCTCCCGAGCCACGCCGGAGCGTCGATGTTCGCCGTGGCCCACGACTCCACCACCCTGTCGCCGGCCGCCGGGTTCCTCGTCCTCCTCGGCTGGACGGCACTGGCGCTGGCCGGAGCGGCGTACCGGCTGATGCGCAGCGACGCCTGA
- a CDS encoding sensor histidine kinase: MGPLVARLGRGGERLRRADGARPWVLDTAVVALVFLVFCLPDLLHGGAGGGDGPPRFRLAFIQLPTVGMLALQAGLVLPLLWRRRSPAVAFGAVTAVFVLQWSLGAALRADVALFVALYSLALHGRLRQLPWACAVMAGAVGLVAMRVSPVVSVWDALFFLLSTATAALALGLMIRIRRAQLAGLRDRAARLEIERDQRDRLAVAAERTRVAREMHDIVGHNLSVIVTLADAGAYATAVAPERGREALHLIGDTGREALGELRRLLGVLREADGPRTEPELSPQPGLADIDALCEGVRAAGLDVIYRTGGDIEALDSGVQLTVYRIVQEALTNTLKHAGADARANLAIVVEDTRLTITVQDSGPPAAAGLRGPANEEGHGLVGMRERAALYSGHVSAGPTGAGWTVRAALDLAPQGGAG, from the coding sequence ATGGGGCCGTTGGTCGCTCGGCTCGGCCGGGGCGGCGAGCGGCTCCGCCGCGCCGACGGGGCCCGTCCATGGGTGCTGGACACCGCGGTCGTCGCCCTGGTCTTCCTGGTGTTCTGCCTGCCGGACCTGCTGCACGGGGGCGCCGGGGGCGGCGATGGTCCACCCCGGTTCCGCCTGGCGTTCATCCAGCTCCCCACGGTCGGCATGCTGGCCCTGCAGGCGGGGCTCGTGCTGCCGCTGCTGTGGCGGCGACGATCACCCGCAGTGGCTTTCGGCGCGGTCACGGCCGTGTTCGTCCTGCAGTGGTCTCTCGGTGCCGCGCTCCGTGCTGATGTCGCCCTCTTCGTCGCCCTGTACAGCCTGGCCCTGCACGGGCGGCTGCGACAGCTGCCGTGGGCATGCGCGGTCATGGCGGGTGCGGTGGGCCTCGTCGCGATGCGGGTCTCGCCGGTGGTGTCGGTCTGGGACGCGCTCTTCTTTCTCCTCAGCACGGCGACCGCGGCCCTCGCGCTCGGCCTGATGATCCGGATCCGGCGGGCCCAGCTGGCCGGACTGCGGGACCGTGCCGCCCGGCTGGAGATAGAACGCGACCAGCGCGACAGGCTGGCCGTCGCGGCCGAACGGACGCGGGTGGCCCGCGAGATGCACGACATCGTCGGACACAACCTGTCCGTCATCGTCACGCTCGCGGACGCGGGTGCTTATGCCACGGCTGTCGCCCCGGAACGGGGCAGGGAGGCCCTGCACCTCATCGGCGACACCGGCCGCGAGGCCCTCGGCGAACTGCGGCGCCTACTCGGCGTGCTGCGCGAGGCGGACGGCCCGCGCACCGAGCCCGAACTGAGCCCGCAGCCCGGGCTCGCGGACATCGACGCGCTGTGCGAGGGGGTCCGCGCCGCCGGCCTGGACGTGATCTACCGTACCGGCGGTGACATCGAGGCCCTCGACAGCGGCGTGCAGCTGACCGTCTACCGCATCGTGCAGGAGGCCCTGACGAATACGCTGAAGCACGCAGGCGCCGACGCCCGTGCGAACCTGGCGATCGTCGTCGAGGACACGCGGCTGACCATCACCGTCCAGGACTCCGGCCCGCCCGCTGCGGCAGGCCTGCGGGGACCGGCGAACGAGGAAGGGCACGGCCTGGTGGGCATGCGAGAACGAGCGGCTCTCTACAGCGGACACGTCAGCGCCGGTCCCACCGGCGCCGGATGGACGGTGCGGGCCGCACTCGACCTCGCTCCCCAGGGCGGTGCCGGATGA
- a CDS encoding response regulator: MTTVLVVDDQPLQLYGLRMLLDSVPETEVVGEATHGADAVRKAAELRPDVVLMDVRMPGMDGIEATRRIVATGDRSRVLVMTTFDLDEYVYAALRAGASGFLLKDARPDELLAGIRAVAVGDAVIAPALTRRLLYEFSRLVPPGANGSDGEPKLSSLTDREREILVAIGKGWTNGEIATRFVLSESTVKTHVGRVLSKIGARDRIQAVIFAYDHGLARPHGG; the protein is encoded by the coding sequence ATGACCACCGTGCTCGTCGTGGACGACCAGCCTCTCCAGCTGTACGGGCTCCGCATGCTCCTCGACTCCGTGCCCGAGACAGAGGTGGTCGGCGAGGCGACGCACGGAGCCGACGCCGTGCGCAAGGCCGCCGAACTCCGCCCCGACGTCGTCCTCATGGACGTACGCATGCCCGGCATGGACGGCATCGAGGCCACGCGCCGTATCGTCGCCACCGGCGACCGTTCACGCGTCCTCGTCATGACCACCTTCGACCTCGACGAGTACGTCTACGCGGCCCTGCGCGCCGGAGCCAGCGGCTTCCTCCTCAAGGACGCCCGTCCCGATGAACTCCTGGCCGGCATTCGCGCCGTGGCCGTCGGGGACGCGGTGATCGCCCCGGCCCTCACCCGCCGCCTGCTGTACGAGTTCTCCCGACTCGTGCCACCCGGCGCGAACGGGTCTGACGGGGAGCCGAAGCTGAGCTCCCTCACCGACCGCGAACGCGAGATCCTCGTCGCCATCGGCAAGGGCTGGACCAACGGCGAGATCGCCACCCGCTTCGTCCTGTCGGAGTCCACGGTCAAGACCCATGTCGGCCGCGTCCTGTCCAAGATCGGCGCCCGCGACCGCATCCAGGCGGTGATCTTCGCCTACGACCACGGCCTGGCCCGGCCCCACGGGGGCTGA
- a CDS encoding dihydrofolate reductase family protein, whose translation MTATYTFDVFSSLDGFGAASGDWTGYWGKQGPELLDHRLGLYDEEQRMVFGANTYRAFAQMLAASTEESDVRDPWVTRMRSLPATVVSTTLEGPLDWPDATVVCGDAVDVVAKLKEESEVPLRSHGSLSMNRALMAAGLVDRVQVTLFPVITGRTGLAPIFQGAADFDLELIDHRTLDGHIQELVYRPTLHA comes from the coding sequence ATGACGGCCACCTACACCTTCGACGTCTTCTCCAGCCTGGACGGCTTCGGCGCCGCCAGCGGCGACTGGACCGGCTACTGGGGCAAGCAGGGCCCTGAGCTCCTCGACCACCGCCTCGGCCTGTACGACGAGGAGCAGCGGATGGTCTTCGGGGCCAACACCTATCGGGCGTTCGCGCAGATGCTGGCCGCGAGCACCGAGGAATCCGACGTGCGTGACCCATGGGTCACGCGGATGAGGAGCCTGCCGGCAACGGTGGTGTCGACCACGCTGGAAGGGCCCCTCGACTGGCCGGACGCGACCGTCGTGTGCGGCGACGCCGTCGATGTCGTCGCCAAGCTCAAGGAGGAGTCCGAGGTGCCGCTGCGCTCGCACGGGAGTCTGTCGATGAACCGGGCGCTGATGGCCGCCGGTCTGGTGGACCGAGTCCAGGTGACGCTCTTCCCTGTGATCACCGGTCGGACCGGGCTGGCACCGATCTTCCAGGGTGCGGCCGACTTCGACCTCGAGCTGATCGACCACCGGACGCTCGACGGCCACATCCAAGAGCTGGTCTACCGGCCCACCCTGCATGCCTGA
- a CDS encoding SDR family NAD(P)-dependent oxidoreductase yields MSYNSTPQHKIGSGFGAHSTADDVLEGIDLTGRLALVTGGYSGIGVETTRALTKAGARVVVPARRVGAAQENLAGIDGAEVAELDLGDLDSVHAFADGFLATGRPLDIVIDSAGIMACPETRVGPGWEAQFATNHLGHFALVNRLWPAIEPGGARVVSVSSTGHHTSPIRWDDVHWRDGYDKWEAYGQAKTANALFAVQLDRLGQERGVRAFSLHPGGILTPLQRHLPKQEMVDRGWIDEDGNLLYPEAFKTPQQGAATQVWAATSPQLNGMGGVYLEDCDIAEPAPADGTRVGVKEWATDPEQAARLWALSAELTGVDAFSA; encoded by the coding sequence ATGAGCTACAACAGCACACCGCAGCACAAGATCGGTTCGGGTTTCGGTGCCCACAGCACCGCCGATGACGTCCTCGAAGGCATCGACCTCACCGGTCGGCTCGCCCTGGTGACGGGCGGCTACTCGGGCATCGGCGTCGAGACCACACGCGCCTTGACGAAGGCCGGCGCCCGCGTCGTGGTCCCGGCCCGCCGGGTCGGCGCGGCACAGGAGAACCTGGCCGGGATCGACGGTGCCGAGGTGGCCGAACTGGACCTCGGCGACCTGGACAGCGTGCACGCCTTCGCCGACGGGTTCCTCGCCACGGGCAGGCCCCTGGACATCGTCATCGACAGCGCGGGGATCATGGCCTGCCCCGAGACCCGGGTCGGGCCGGGCTGGGAGGCCCAGTTCGCGACCAACCACCTCGGCCACTTCGCCCTCGTCAACCGCCTGTGGCCGGCGATCGAGCCGGGTGGCGCCCGCGTCGTCTCGGTCTCCTCCACCGGACACCACACCTCGCCCATCCGCTGGGACGACGTCCACTGGCGCGACGGCTACGACAAGTGGGAGGCGTACGGTCAGGCCAAGACGGCGAACGCGCTGTTCGCCGTGCAACTCGACCGCCTCGGCCAGGAGCGGGGCGTGCGAGCGTTCTCGCTGCACCCCGGTGGCATCCTCACTCCCCTCCAGCGGCATCTGCCGAAGCAGGAGATGGTCGACCGGGGCTGGATCGACGAGGACGGCAACCTGCTCTACCCCGAGGCTTTCAAGACACCACAGCAGGGTGCGGCCACGCAGGTGTGGGCGGCGACCTCCCCCCAACTGAACGGAATGGGCGGCGTCTACCTGGAGGACTGCGACATCGCCGAGCCCGCCCCGGCGGACGGCACCCGGGTCGGCGTCAAGGAGTGGGCCACGGACCCGGAACAGGCCGCCCGCCTGTGGGCACTGTCCGCCGAACTGACGGGCGTGGACGCGTTTTCCGCCTGA